A stretch of Leucobacter aridicollis DNA encodes these proteins:
- the mobF gene encoding MobF family relaxase: protein MRVMSAGDGYKYLLRTVATGDGDRVLSTPLTRYYTEEGTPPGRWLGSAVTALGDGTITVGDEVSELQLQRLIGQGRDPVTDQALGSPYRKYPTVTERIEHRTSRLDADLPVTERAEAVAAIAAEESARGVRKAVAGFDFTFSIPKSASVLWAVSDAGTQSLIADAHHAAVADMVAFIEREVAATRVGAAGRNGAVAQADVSGVIATAFDHYDSRAVDPHLHTHVVISNKVQTVHDGKWRSLDGRPLHAATVALSEVHEAVFADHLTRAFGVAWEARDMGRDRNPAWAITTVPERLVAEFSSRSRQIDEEKNRLIAEYLARHGRQPPLATVIKLRAQATLATRPEKQVRSLADLTSEWRDRASHLLGEDATRWAHTVTANEAPMLLRADDVPLDVIASLGRSVVEAVGEKRATWRRWNLTAEAARQTMPYRFATTQDREAVVGMVVDAAEHASIQLTPPELASSPAVFRRDDGSSRFRPVASTVYSSPDLLAAEDRLLERARTMTAPTVPVEAVEKVTRRRDRDGRLLADDQTAALTGIAISGRAVDVLVGPAGTGKTTAMRALRAAWEREHGRGSVIGLAPSAVAAQVLADDLGIRTENTAKWWQDHQGTGASFRRGQLVIVDEASLAGTLSLDRITEHAVEVGAKVLLVGDWAQLQSVTAGGAFSLLVHDRNDAPELVDVHRFVDEWEKTASLDLRHGQTDAIDDYAAHGRITGGNTEAMIDAAYTAWRADVLAGDATVLIADSTESVHALNQRARADLILDGTVDARREVALQGDARAGVGDTIITRKNDRGLHTPRGWVRNGDRWTVTDVRDDGSVTARRANSRGTVILPADYVSDHVDLGYAVTAHRAQGITTDTSHVLADPSTTRENLYVAMTRGRQSNLVYVATDRPDDNHTTPHPADDPEATARSVLYGVLQHVGAELSAHETITAEHETWGSVGQLAAEYETIAQAAQHDRFATLIHESGLTPDEAEDTIHSDAFGALTAELRRAEANHHNIDALMPRLVAARGFSDADDIASVLHHRLARATERPAGSGRTRKAPRLIAGLIPEATGPMSAEMRRALTERRELIQHRTEAVLDQAIVERHEWVLALGDTPADARAAAAWKRQARTVAAYRDRYGITTKTLLGPAPDSDTQKIDVARAKAALARLQDLRSEKSEQAQVTHREGASRGL from the coding sequence ATGAGGGTGATGTCCGCCGGCGACGGCTACAAGTACCTCCTGCGCACCGTCGCCACTGGCGACGGTGATCGGGTGCTTTCGACCCCGTTGACGAGGTACTACACGGAGGAAGGAACGCCGCCGGGGCGCTGGCTCGGGTCAGCCGTTACCGCGCTCGGCGACGGAACAATCACCGTCGGCGATGAGGTTTCCGAGTTGCAGCTTCAACGTCTGATTGGGCAGGGCCGCGACCCGGTGACCGATCAGGCGCTCGGCAGCCCGTATCGGAAGTACCCGACCGTGACCGAGCGCATCGAACACCGCACGTCGAGGCTCGACGCCGACCTTCCTGTGACGGAGCGTGCGGAAGCGGTCGCCGCAATCGCGGCTGAGGAGAGTGCACGTGGTGTGCGGAAGGCGGTTGCAGGGTTCGATTTCACGTTCTCGATACCGAAGTCCGCATCAGTGCTGTGGGCAGTGTCCGACGCGGGTACGCAATCGCTGATTGCGGATGCGCATCACGCGGCGGTTGCGGATATGGTTGCGTTCATCGAGCGCGAGGTTGCCGCAACCCGAGTCGGTGCGGCAGGACGCAACGGTGCGGTTGCGCAAGCCGATGTGTCCGGGGTGATCGCCACCGCGTTCGATCACTACGACTCGCGAGCGGTTGATCCGCATCTGCACACGCACGTGGTGATCTCGAACAAGGTGCAGACCGTCCACGACGGCAAATGGCGATCCCTCGACGGCCGCCCCCTCCACGCCGCCACCGTCGCCCTCTCCGAAGTCCACGAAGCCGTGTTCGCCGATCACCTCACCCGTGCCTTCGGCGTCGCATGGGAAGCGCGAGACATGGGACGCGACCGCAACCCCGCCTGGGCGATCACCACGGTTCCCGAGCGACTGGTGGCTGAGTTCTCATCCAGGTCCCGACAGATTGACGAGGAGAAGAACCGCCTCATCGCCGAGTACCTCGCGCGTCACGGCCGGCAGCCGCCGCTTGCGACGGTCATCAAGTTGCGGGCGCAGGCGACGTTGGCGACCCGGCCGGAGAAGCAGGTCCGTTCTCTCGCGGATCTCACGAGTGAGTGGCGGGATCGTGCGTCGCACCTTCTCGGTGAAGACGCCACCAGGTGGGCCCACACCGTCACCGCCAACGAAGCCCCCATGTTGCTCCGCGCTGACGATGTGCCCTTGGACGTGATCGCCTCGCTCGGACGCAGCGTGGTGGAGGCGGTCGGTGAGAAGCGGGCGACCTGGCGGCGCTGGAACCTCACCGCCGAAGCCGCACGACAGACGATGCCGTACCGGTTTGCCACCACGCAGGATCGTGAAGCTGTCGTCGGAATGGTGGTCGATGCTGCCGAGCACGCATCGATCCAGCTCACCCCGCCCGAGCTCGCGTCCAGTCCTGCCGTGTTCCGTCGGGATGACGGCAGCAGTAGGTTTCGACCCGTCGCATCGACGGTCTATTCATCGCCTGACCTCCTTGCGGCGGAAGACCGGCTCCTCGAGCGCGCCCGCACCATGACTGCCCCCACCGTGCCCGTCGAGGCGGTCGAGAAGGTCACCCGCCGCCGAGACCGCGACGGCAGGCTCCTCGCCGACGATCAAACCGCCGCGCTCACCGGCATTGCGATCTCAGGTCGAGCAGTGGACGTCCTGGTCGGCCCGGCGGGGACCGGGAAGACCACCGCGATGCGCGCCCTTCGCGCCGCCTGGGAGCGAGAACATGGGCGCGGCAGCGTGATCGGGCTGGCCCCGTCCGCGGTAGCCGCGCAGGTTCTTGCCGATGATCTCGGTATCCGGACGGAGAACACCGCGAAGTGGTGGCAAGACCACCAGGGCACCGGCGCCTCATTCCGCAGAGGGCAGCTCGTGATTGTGGACGAAGCCTCCCTCGCAGGCACCCTCTCGCTCGACCGCATTACCGAACATGCGGTGGAGGTGGGGGCGAAGGTGCTGTTGGTGGGTGACTGGGCGCAACTGCAATCCGTCACTGCCGGCGGCGCGTTCTCCCTCCTCGTGCATGACCGAAACGACGCCCCCGAACTGGTCGACGTTCACCGTTTCGTCGACGAGTGGGAGAAGACCGCCTCCCTTGATCTCCGTCACGGCCAGACTGACGCAATAGACGACTACGCAGCCCACGGTCGCATTACCGGCGGGAACACGGAGGCGATGATCGATGCCGCCTACACTGCATGGCGCGCCGATGTCCTCGCCGGGGATGCGACTGTGTTGATCGCGGACTCGACCGAATCCGTCCACGCCCTGAATCAGCGCGCCCGCGCTGACCTCATCCTCGACGGAACCGTGGACGCGCGCCGCGAAGTCGCCCTCCAAGGCGATGCTCGTGCCGGGGTCGGGGACACGATCATCACCAGGAAGAACGACCGCGGACTCCACACCCCGCGGGGATGGGTGCGCAACGGGGACCGCTGGACCGTCACCGACGTCCGCGACGACGGATCAGTTACCGCGCGTCGCGCGAACAGCCGCGGCACCGTGATCCTCCCCGCCGACTATGTCTCCGATCACGTCGATTTGGGATACGCAGTCACGGCGCATAGGGCGCAAGGCATCACCACGGATACCTCTCATGTGCTGGCTGATCCGTCTACGACGCGGGAAAACCTGTATGTCGCGATGACCCGCGGCAGACAGTCGAACCTCGTCTACGTCGCCACCGACCGCCCCGACGACAACCACACCACCCCGCACCCCGCGGATGATCCTGAGGCGACCGCGCGGAGCGTGCTCTACGGGGTCCTGCAGCACGTCGGCGCGGAACTCTCCGCGCACGAGACCATCACGGCCGAACACGAGACCTGGGGGTCGGTGGGGCAACTCGCGGCCGAGTACGAGACGATCGCGCAAGCCGCCCAACACGACCGCTTCGCCACCCTCATCCACGAATCCGGTCTCACCCCGGACGAAGCAGAAGACACGATCCACTCCGACGCATTCGGCGCCCTCACCGCCGAGCTCCGCCGTGCGGAAGCGAACCACCACAACATCGACGCCCTCATGCCACGCCTCGTGGCAGCTCGCGGATTCAGCGACGCCGACGACATCGCCTCCGTCCTGCACCACCGCCTCGCCCGCGCCACCGAGAGGCCGGCTGGTTCCGGTCGTACCCGCAAGGCACCCCGCCTTATCGCCGGCCTCATCCCCGAAGCAACCGGGCCCATGAGCGCCGAGATGCGACGAGCTCTCACAGAGCGACGCGAGTTGATCCAACACCGTACCGAGGCCGTCCTCGACCAGGCCATCGTTGAACGGCATGAATGGGTTCTCGCACTTGGAGACACGCCCGCAGATGCGAGAGCCGCGGCAGCGTGGAAACGGCAAGCGCGAACGGTCGCCGCGTATCGCGACCGCTACGGCATCACCACGAAGACGCTGCTCGGCCCGGCGCCCGATAGCGATACGCAGAAGATCGACGTGGCGCGCGCGAAAGCCGCCCTCGCGCGTCTCCAGGATCTCCGTTCTGAGAAGAGTGAGCAGGCACAAGTGACGCACCGAGAGGGAGCTTCCCGAGGACTGTGA
- a CDS encoding sulfate permease translates to MIRSLWALSIHIRAFLRRYMPTNILLDAIRTRRGLKWGVPAMLLAVPYLVIASTCTKLIDNGAPEWMHLIVLLCIWNALKFFWIGPVSLVHLVRTDARKRRAHQAVQRL, encoded by the coding sequence ATGATTCGCTCACTCTGGGCCCTCAGCATCCACATCCGCGCATTCCTGCGCCGCTACATGCCCACCAATATCCTGCTCGACGCCATCCGCACGCGCCGAGGACTCAAATGGGGCGTGCCCGCGATGCTGCTTGCCGTGCCGTACCTGGTCATCGCGAGCACCTGCACGAAACTCATCGACAACGGCGCGCCCGAGTGGATGCACCTCATCGTGCTGCTCTGTATCTGGAACGCGCTCAAGTTCTTCTGGATCGGACCGGTCAGCCTGGTGCATCTCGTACGAACCGACGCGCGTAAGCGCCGAGCCCACCAGGCTGTTCAGCGCTTATGA
- a CDS encoding helix-turn-helix transcriptional regulator produces the protein MNDEPHASPHDLDPLLNVNELAAYLGVPVSTIYDWRTNGKGPRAYRFGKRIMFGASDVRAWMDTMREPTCAATFPEVTEPARG, from the coding sequence ATGAACGACGAACCACACGCCAGCCCCCACGACCTTGATCCCCTCCTGAACGTCAACGAACTCGCCGCTTACCTGGGCGTGCCTGTCTCCACCATCTACGACTGGCGTACCAACGGGAAAGGCCCCCGCGCCTACCGATTCGGAAAACGGATCATGTTCGGTGCCAGCGACGTTCGCGCATGGATGGACACCATGCGCGAACCTACCTGCGCCGCCACCTTTCCCGAAGTCACCGAGCCAGCACGTGGGTAG
- a CDS encoding tyrosine-type recombinase/integrase — protein MGRPRTPIGTFGVIATRTQPGGNYVSKARYRDWDGKNRLVQSTGPSRSAAERKLKQKLAERTLYQPGFNGMSADSPFPELVAYWLEDMEIEDRLSRTTRNLYERDMRTLVLPAFKDLTLREIGVARCDYFLKHLAKRSYSRAKHARVVLRLAIALAVRHEILPRNPMDHVSRLHRKKTIPDAFTIGEVQEIRAAIKAWESRRILAGPRPDRQLGQIVEVMLGTSARIGEVLAIRLQDIDLDGPIPTARISGTIISRKGEPTHRQDHPKTDRSVRRVALPSFALHAIRSRLLRTGETEPGALLFSTRSGTPHTTNNVRRLLRDVMDEAGVENVTPHRFRRTVATVINDAKGVLLASELLGHTDPRITVQHYIQRNETVNPATAEYLEQAFGRAG, from the coding sequence GTGGGTAGGCCCCGCACCCCGATCGGCACCTTCGGAGTCATCGCCACCCGGACACAGCCCGGCGGTAACTATGTCTCAAAGGCCCGCTACCGAGACTGGGACGGCAAGAACCGGCTCGTGCAGAGCACCGGACCATCCCGCTCAGCTGCCGAACGGAAACTGAAGCAGAAGCTCGCCGAACGCACCCTCTACCAGCCTGGCTTCAACGGGATGAGCGCCGACAGCCCCTTCCCAGAACTCGTCGCCTACTGGCTGGAAGACATGGAGATCGAAGACCGACTCTCACGAACCACCAGGAACCTCTACGAGCGAGATATGCGCACCCTCGTCCTCCCAGCCTTCAAAGACCTCACGCTCCGCGAGATCGGCGTCGCCCGCTGCGACTACTTCCTCAAACACCTCGCCAAACGCAGCTACAGCCGCGCCAAGCACGCCCGCGTCGTCCTGCGCCTCGCCATCGCGCTCGCGGTCCGCCACGAGATCCTGCCCCGCAATCCGATGGATCATGTCTCACGTTTGCACCGGAAGAAGACCATCCCGGATGCGTTCACGATCGGGGAGGTTCAGGAGATTCGGGCAGCGATCAAGGCCTGGGAGTCCCGGCGGATACTGGCGGGGCCGAGGCCTGATCGGCAACTCGGGCAGATCGTCGAGGTCATGCTGGGTACCTCCGCTCGTATTGGAGAAGTTCTCGCCATCCGACTCCAGGACATTGATCTCGACGGCCCGATCCCGACGGCACGGATCTCAGGGACAATCATCAGCCGCAAAGGCGAGCCGACGCACCGGCAGGACCATCCGAAGACGGATCGCTCGGTCCGCCGCGTCGCACTCCCATCGTTCGCGCTGCACGCGATCCGATCCCGGCTCCTCCGGACAGGCGAGACAGAACCGGGCGCGCTCTTGTTCAGCACCCGGAGCGGGACGCCGCATACGACGAACAACGTGCGTCGGCTCCTGCGCGACGTCATGGACGAGGCCGGAGTCGAGAACGTCACCCCGCACCGGTTCCGCCGCACCGTCGCCACGGTCATCAACGACGCTAAAGGCGTGCTTCTAGCCTCCGAACTCCTGGGCCACACCGACCCGCGGATCACGGTGCAGCACTACATCCAGCGCAATGAGACCGTGAACCCCGCCACCGCGGAGTATCTCGAGCAAGCCTTCGGCAGGGCTGGGTAA
- a CDS encoding XF1762 family protein: MREQPTVRLTVVPISLADANAFVETHHRHHKKVVGHKFSIGVVDESGEMRGIAIVGRPVSRHRDDGFTLEVTRLATDGCANAPSSLYSAAWRAGRAMGYRRIGTYTLATEPGISLRAAGWRVVHEVRGASWSRPGRPRTDKHPTVDKRLWEPEPPQRPASLRSSSTPRSL; encoded by the coding sequence ATGCGTGAACAGCCGACTGTGCGACTAACGGTCGTTCCGATCTCACTCGCTGATGCGAACGCATTCGTTGAAACTCATCATCGGCACCACAAGAAGGTTGTTGGGCATAAGTTCTCAATCGGCGTTGTCGATGAATCGGGCGAGATGAGAGGCATCGCTATCGTCGGGCGCCCCGTCTCCCGGCATCGAGACGATGGATTCACCCTGGAAGTCACGAGGCTGGCAACCGACGGATGCGCGAATGCGCCGTCATCGCTCTACTCCGCAGCTTGGAGAGCAGGCCGCGCAATGGGGTACCGAAGAATCGGAACCTATACGCTCGCGACCGAACCCGGAATCAGCTTGCGAGCCGCTGGCTGGCGCGTCGTGCACGAAGTCCGGGGCGCCTCATGGAGCCGCCCCGGACGACCACGCACTGACAAGCACCCCACGGTCGACAAACGGCTCTGGGAACCTGAGCCGCCGCAACGACCAGCATCCCTGAGATCGAGCAGCACCCCAAGAAGTCTCTAG
- a CDS encoding MarR family transcriptional regulator, with the protein MESVDEGQVRLLTFVRLSPGVTVSKLARLVRATPAATRRQVEALEAQGLLERRNHPDHPNANELHVTAAGVDVLTSEA; encoded by the coding sequence ATGGAGTCGGTGGATGAGGGGCAGGTCCGGTTGCTGACCTTTGTAAGGCTCAGCCCGGGTGTCACGGTATCCAAGCTCGCGCGTCTGGTGCGCGCTACCCCGGCCGCGACGCGGCGTCAGGTCGAGGCGCTCGAAGCGCAGGGACTTCTGGAGCGCCGCAACCACCCAGATCACCCGAACGCCAACGAGTTGCATGTCACGGCGGCAGGCGTGGACGTGCTCACCAGTGAGGCGTAA
- a CDS encoding sigma-70 family RNA polymerase sigma factor: MGEDHHFGDLTIADIKKLRSIVKRKSNRLLTREDHEDIVSKILEDAVRGSRKTGTPLVKLAFTYSQYVSYYARPLDNLMEHVRNQQPPVYDEQGDLAEESDAPDSRVDFTEPIVTDLLSRLPAAELSAFRPVLDGASASEAATETGISTSTTHDRIKRARASLRQLWLAA; encoded by the coding sequence GTGGGTGAAGACCATCATTTCGGCGATTTGACCATCGCTGACATCAAGAAGTTGCGCTCCATCGTGAAGCGCAAGTCGAATCGCCTTCTCACCCGAGAAGACCATGAAGACATCGTCTCGAAGATTCTCGAAGACGCCGTCCGAGGAAGTCGCAAGACCGGTACTCCGCTTGTGAAGCTCGCCTTCACTTACAGCCAGTACGTCAGTTACTACGCGCGACCGCTCGACAACCTCATGGAGCACGTCCGAAACCAACAGCCCCCTGTCTACGACGAGCAGGGCGACCTCGCGGAAGAGTCCGACGCCCCGGACAGCCGTGTCGACTTCACCGAACCGATCGTGACTGACCTCCTCAGCCGGCTCCCTGCCGCCGAACTATCCGCCTTCCGCCCTGTGCTTGACGGGGCAAGCGCCTCGGAGGCCGCTACCGAGACCGGCATCTCCACAAGCACCACGCACGACCGGATCAAGCGCGCTCGTGCCTCACTCCGTCAGCTCTGGCTCGCGGCATAG
- a CDS encoding ATP-binding protein codes for MKQPLNTAAEHLASQREYVKKRHLEDQKAAAQIGGTAGLVDEKMLAQSMRSVRYADEAHAAGDIIDNAIEAGASQVHLAYRTEGAKITEIAFIDDAAGIDPTFLPHAVKWGGSSNEGKRNVFGRFGFGLPSASVNRGRKFSVYSRTETDESFSKVTVDLDNLAMKGEVVQLPKVGQADLPDWIADYINSGKVSGGVDVVRTVVIWSTLDRLAWANKQQSSGRFREQLGITYAGWLDVCKLYVDGESVEPVDVLFTTPGYRYYEIPGFPNAESHSPIRFTAKDSDGNEHTVTVRFSFLSAAAHDAVVHTGGKGKPPKVRQRIRKAYNGFFVTRNGRFIETAKPDILTWSVYARQVGVALDFPPELDELFGVTPDKQTIIFDERVERMLDAAGVIRAHRALVAQVDLQRKQGKAERDAAANDGEGTRASEATIAKAVEKEVKRTRKASKESQEEAQRNFDDTVKRLAKETGVDETEVAKAQERKHREKPYKVEFSTDAEDDPFYTPLMVGSQTVLRVNQAHAWYRELYSKLNEDQAELRSGLELMLWVLATNELDATGDQKIFYRAERRAWSRQLSTAFDLHPAVFNNAASREDVEEDDPAAWVEDEFADDDEFADDFESEDEAK; via the coding sequence ATGAAGCAGCCCCTGAACACCGCAGCAGAGCATCTGGCGAGCCAGCGCGAGTACGTCAAGAAGCGTCACCTCGAAGACCAGAAGGCCGCCGCCCAGATCGGCGGTACGGCAGGACTGGTGGACGAGAAGATGCTCGCCCAGTCGATGCGCTCTGTCCGCTACGCCGACGAAGCGCACGCTGCCGGTGACATCATTGACAACGCTATCGAGGCCGGAGCCTCCCAGGTTCACCTCGCGTACCGCACCGAAGGCGCGAAGATCACCGAGATCGCCTTCATTGACGACGCCGCAGGCATCGATCCGACCTTCCTCCCGCACGCGGTCAAGTGGGGTGGGTCCTCGAACGAGGGCAAGCGGAACGTCTTCGGACGTTTCGGCTTCGGCCTGCCCAGCGCCTCCGTCAACCGCGGCCGCAAGTTCAGCGTCTACTCCCGCACCGAGACCGACGAGTCGTTCTCCAAGGTGACCGTCGACCTGGATAACCTCGCGATGAAGGGCGAAGTCGTTCAACTGCCGAAGGTAGGCCAGGCGGATCTCCCGGACTGGATCGCCGACTACATCAACTCTGGCAAAGTCAGTGGTGGAGTGGACGTCGTCCGCACTGTCGTGATCTGGAGCACCCTGGATCGACTTGCATGGGCTAATAAGCAGCAGTCCTCCGGGCGTTTCCGCGAGCAGTTGGGTATCACCTACGCGGGCTGGCTGGACGTATGCAAGCTCTACGTCGACGGCGAGTCTGTTGAGCCGGTCGACGTGCTGTTCACCACGCCGGGCTACCGCTACTACGAGATCCCCGGCTTCCCCAACGCCGAGTCGCACAGCCCGATCCGCTTCACAGCAAAGGACTCGGACGGCAACGAGCACACCGTGACTGTCCGCTTTTCGTTCCTGAGTGCAGCCGCGCACGATGCCGTCGTTCACACCGGCGGGAAGGGCAAGCCGCCGAAGGTTCGCCAGCGCATCCGAAAGGCCTACAACGGCTTCTTCGTGACTCGCAATGGTCGCTTCATCGAGACCGCCAAGCCGGACATCCTCACCTGGAGTGTGTACGCACGTCAGGTTGGCGTTGCTCTCGACTTCCCGCCGGAACTCGACGAACTCTTCGGTGTCACCCCGGACAAGCAGACGATCATCTTCGACGAGCGCGTAGAACGGATGCTCGACGCAGCCGGAGTGATCCGCGCCCACCGCGCTCTCGTTGCTCAGGTCGACCTGCAGCGTAAGCAAGGAAAGGCCGAGCGAGACGCCGCTGCCAACGACGGGGAGGGGACCCGGGCGTCCGAGGCCACCATCGCCAAGGCGGTCGAGAAGGAGGTCAAGCGCACCCGCAAGGCGAGCAAGGAGTCGCAGGAGGAAGCTCAGCGCAACTTCGACGACACCGTTAAGCGCCTCGCGAAGGAAACCGGCGTCGACGAGACAGAGGTCGCGAAGGCTCAGGAGCGCAAGCACCGCGAGAAGCCGTACAAGGTGGAGTTCAGCACCGACGCCGAGGACGACCCGTTCTACACGCCGCTCATGGTCGGCAGCCAGACCGTGCTTCGCGTCAACCAGGCCCACGCCTGGTACCGCGAGTTGTACAGCAAGCTGAACGAGGACCAGGCAGAATTGCGCTCCGGACTTGAACTGATGCTCTGGGTGCTCGCGACCAATGAACTCGACGCGACGGGGGACCAGAAGATCTTCTACCGCGCGGAGCGGCGTGCGTGGTCGCGGCAGTTGTCCACCGCGTTCGACCTGCACCCGGCCGTGTTCAACAACGCCGCCTCCCGAGAGGATGTCGAGGAGGACGATCCGGCCGCTTGGGTTGAGGACGAGTTCGCTGATGACGACGAGTTCGCTGACGACTTCGAGTCGGAAGACGAGGCCAAGTAG
- a CDS encoding Druantia anti-phage system protein DruA — MTEATPGGASRPAQPRLAYPPSYAEELKHRVLDELAMVQGRIKVAETLDPNMAKEEFRKAHGSQRGARLQSARKWLLGREDDLMQNFANGDEIDPARIDPVVIPVRTPQDVDVFKYASLQWSVPVSNGYGRRTRFLVRDRQNGKLIAIFALGDPVIAQSARDTAIGWNTEQRNNRLYNVYDAFVLGAVEPYRQLLGGKLAALLTISNETRDFLFHKYDGQETGIRKQIKDPTPVLITTSSALGRSSVYNRITLDGALMFRSVGFTKGYGHFQFSDELFVELRDYVRDVVLDDPKAKVGSTMYGSGPNWRFRIIRTALTQLEIPAENLQHNIKREVFLAPTAVGWDAYLRGETNEIEPFDLPTERIGEYYRNRWAIGRAERRPGFALWNREEARLLPKASLGLTSTVAPTPGRVDMGAYSLAIGTAARVVHGRTPAGAVSDGVAYISRLEGPGLAISAADIAWANGEREVRGWDRHDSDPVLEDVIGRLRIGVHPAERFKTQSVMELRTAVRKAGAQSNVAKTTSVELSESVGFDVAATFDKLAEAMVGTRESLLKDTGTRRGQLCVVFDDSDRVTPTLAWAITRPLSLLLADNREKPTAPVLQRKPPRMEDMNVDRSAAGPA; from the coding sequence ATGACGGAAGCAACGCCGGGCGGCGCTAGCCGCCCGGCGCAGCCCCGACTCGCCTACCCACCGTCCTATGCCGAAGAACTCAAGCACCGAGTGCTTGACGAACTAGCGATGGTGCAGGGGCGGATCAAGGTGGCCGAGACCCTGGATCCGAACATGGCGAAGGAAGAGTTCCGAAAGGCGCATGGCAGCCAGCGCGGCGCTCGCTTGCAGTCAGCTCGAAAGTGGCTGCTTGGTCGCGAAGACGATCTCATGCAGAACTTCGCTAATGGTGACGAGATCGATCCCGCTCGGATCGATCCGGTTGTTATCCCTGTGCGAACGCCGCAAGACGTGGACGTGTTTAAGTACGCCTCTCTGCAGTGGTCAGTGCCGGTCTCAAACGGGTACGGGCGCCGCACCCGCTTCCTCGTGAGGGACCGGCAGAACGGCAAGCTCATCGCGATATTTGCCTTGGGGGACCCAGTTATCGCGCAATCCGCCCGGGACACAGCCATCGGATGGAATACCGAGCAGCGAAACAACCGGCTCTACAACGTGTACGACGCATTCGTTCTCGGTGCCGTTGAGCCCTACCGGCAGCTACTGGGAGGGAAACTCGCCGCACTATTGACGATCTCAAATGAGACCCGCGACTTCCTCTTCCACAAGTACGACGGGCAAGAAACCGGCATTCGGAAGCAGATCAAAGATCCCACACCCGTCCTCATCACGACGTCCTCAGCACTCGGCCGGTCATCTGTCTACAACCGCATCACTCTTGACGGTGCGCTAATGTTCCGCTCGGTTGGCTTCACCAAGGGGTACGGTCACTTCCAGTTCTCTGACGAACTCTTCGTGGAACTGCGCGACTACGTCCGCGACGTCGTGCTCGACGACCCCAAAGCAAAGGTCGGGTCGACCATGTACGGAAGCGGCCCCAACTGGCGCTTCCGGATCATCCGCACAGCACTCACGCAGTTGGAGATCCCGGCAGAGAACCTGCAACACAACATCAAGCGCGAAGTGTTTCTCGCCCCGACAGCGGTCGGGTGGGACGCCTACCTCCGCGGCGAGACCAACGAGATCGAACCTTTCGACCTGCCTACGGAACGGATCGGCGAGTACTACCGCAACCGCTGGGCGATCGGTCGCGCAGAGCGCCGGCCCGGATTTGCGCTCTGGAATCGTGAAGAGGCCAGGCTCCTGCCGAAGGCATCCCTGGGCCTCACCTCGACCGTTGCGCCGACTCCAGGACGAGTAGACATGGGCGCATACTCACTCGCAATCGGCACGGCAGCTCGCGTTGTCCACGGTCGTACCCCTGCTGGGGCCGTTTCAGATGGTGTCGCCTACATCAGCCGTCTTGAAGGACCCGGCCTCGCGATTAGTGCGGCCGACATCGCATGGGCCAACGGCGAACGCGAAGTACGAGGCTGGGACCGCCACGACTCCGATCCAGTGCTGGAAGACGTGATCGGTCGACTCCGAATCGGCGTACATCCCGCCGAACGATTCAAAACCCAATCCGTCATGGAGCTACGCACCGCGGTCCGCAAGGCTGGAGCGCAGTCCAACGTTGCCAAGACCACCTCGGTTGAGCTCTCGGAATCAGTCGGTTTCGATGTCGCGGCGACGTTTGACAAGTTGGCCGAAGCTATGGTCGGCACGCGCGAGTCTCTACTCAAGGACACTGGCACACGGCGCGGGCAACTCTGCGTCGTCTTCGACGACTCAGACCGCGTCACGCCGACGCTTGCATGGGCAATCACGAGACCCCTCAGTCTCCTGCTAGCCGACAACCGGGAGAAGCCGACGGCCCCTGTATTGCAGAGGAAGCCGCCCCGGATGGAGGACATGAACGTCGACAGAAGCGCGGCGGGTCCGGCATGA
- a CDS encoding HNH endonuclease has protein sequence MRRDSYTCNHCGHVGTLGDLELDHVVPWSWGGTDSFDNLQALCRPCNRRKGDRFEG, from the coding sequence ATGCGCCGTGACAGCTATACCTGCAATCACTGTGGACACGTCGGCACTCTTGGCGACCTTGAACTCGACCACGTCGTCCCGTGGTCGTGGGGAGGGACAGACAGTTTCGACAACCTCCAAGCACTCTGCCGCCCGTGCAACCGCCGTAAGGGCGACCGCTTCGAGGGCTAA